The following nucleotide sequence is from Cricetulus griseus strain 17A/GY chromosome 9, alternate assembly CriGri-PICRH-1.0, whole genome shotgun sequence.
CCGGCCACTTGGCAAGTCTCCCCCGGGAGTTCCAGCGAGATGAATGGCTGAGCCTCTATCCCCCTCCCCCGACCCCCACCCACAGGCTGGAGTAAAAGACACGGAAAACCGCGTGGCCCTCCACGCCCTGACGCGCCCGCCAGCCCTTCTCCTCCTGGCCGCAGCCAGCAGCGGCCTGCGTTTCGTCCTGGCCTCCTTCGCCCTGGCCCTCCTGCTGCCCGTATTTCTAGCTGTGGCCGCTGTGAAGCTGGGCCTGCGAGCCCGGTGGGGCTCCCTGCCTCCGCCAGGCGGCCTGGGGGGCCCCTGGGTGGCTGTCCGGGGCTCCGGCGATGTGTGTGGAGTCCTGGCTCTGGCCCCTGGTGCCAACGTGGGAGACGGAGCCCGAGTCACCCGCCTCTCTGTCTCTCGATGGCACCGTCGCAGGGGCGTGGGCAGGAGGCTGCTGGCCTTTGCGGAGTCCCGAGCTCGAGCCTGggctgggagcatgggggagccTCGGGCCCGGCTCGTGGTCCCAGTGGCCGTGGCCGCTTGGGGGTTGGCAGGGTTATTGGAGGCCTGCGGCTACCAGGCAGAGGGAGGCTGGGGCTGCATGGGCTATATGCTGGTTAGGGAATTCAGCAAGGATCTGTGATTATAGACCATGCCCACTGGGGAGAGGGGCGGGGGACCAGCACCTCaggagcacctactgtgtgccaggcactttaTACCTCCTCCCCGCGTGTCTATCCAGTCTGCTGGGCTGACAGTGAGGCATTCAGGTTAAGGGACTCACATGCCCACAGTGGACCTACCAGGTGCAGTGGGGACTCTTTTTGGTCCTCTGGGACCACTAGGGGTCACCCTGTCCACTCCTTGCCCCCTAGTCTGTATGCactgaaaaaacaagcaaaaatctgATTCTGACTCTACAAAGCTCCCCACTGTGTGCGTTTTAGGTCTGGAAGGGATATCTGGGGAGAATGAGAGTTAGAGTCTGGGACAGGGAGAACCCCCAAGGGGACAGATCTTCTGGGAGTGGGTGGGGCCGGGAGCACAGTCTCCAAGCCCATCTGTTTTTTTTACAGTTTGTTAATAAAGCCTGAGACTTCTGTGCGCCTGTCTCCTTTCTGATGCGTTTTCCAGCTGCTCCCTCCAGACCCCCCTCCCTCCGTCTGGCTCCTCCTCTCCAAAGTTGACATTAATTGCTAGCGAAGGAGCCGAGCACTGTGCTGGGAGAAGGCGAAGGCAGTGAGCTCACAGCGGCAGCCCAGTCCCTGCCAGGCCTTCTGAGTCATGTTCCCCATTACCACATTTTTCCCAGTCACAGCTGCCtgctgtgtgcgtgtgtgtgtgtgtgtgtgtgtgtgtgtgtgtgtgtgtgtgtgtgtgtgtacacccccTCCAGACCCAAGCCTTGACCTCTTGGTCTCTCTATCCTTCATACCTTTGTTCTGGGAACTGCTAAGTTCAGACACCTTCCTCGAATAGGGACTAGAAGCTTCCCATCCAGATTTAACAGAGTGGGTGTCAAGTggagagaggttttttttttttttttttttttttttttttttttttgttgccttTCAGTTTTTTAATCTAGGAAGTCCCTCCTAGTGTCTGGCTGCAGGCCTTCTTGCTACTGCatgattcccccctcccccaaacttgTCCACTCCCAGCTGCACTCCCCTGGCGGAataagaagaggaggcaggagggtgtGCCCTCGGCCTCGTCCCCCCAGACACCCAGGCCTGTCCCTTCTCAGAGCTGCCATCCCCATCAGCATCTCTGAGCACGTGGCCCTCTGGAGGGAGCCTGGCTGGCTGCCTCCCTCCAGTGTGGGTGTTTGTACTTGAACACCTCCCTCCTGCCTGCCCACCGCCACCCCCTCCAGCCTCAGCTGCGgccagccccctccccctcctgtcCCCCGCTGTCTCCTTACAGCCTCTCTCCCTCCTGGCAAAGCCTTCAGCCCAGCCTGCTCCTAGCTGTCCAGCGCGCCTCAGCAGCCGctaccctccctccttccctccctggctGCCTCCGCctcccctctcctgccctccttcccCCTTCACCCCTGCCCCGGACTCTGCAAACATGAGGGTCTTGGCCTGCCTCCTTGGTGAGTGACCCATTcccttggggggaggggtgccTTAGGGGGCTGGACTTTCACCTCTGACCCTTTAGCTTGTCCAATTTAGGGACTCAGGCTTCAGGGAGCCAGTTCTGGTCCCTGGTGCTCTGGGATATCCTGACATGTGGCCCGGCCCCTCTAATCCCTCAGGGACACAGCCTCTTGCATGTCCTGCCTAGCATCCCAAGTGACCTGTCCTTTGTTGCTCTGACATTCAcaccgggggtggggtggggtggggtggggtggggtggggtgggtgtatCACTCCTACCATTCAATCTGGTCCCCAGCCCTGTCAGGGATCTGGGGCCCCACACGCCCCAGGGACCTGTAACTTCTCCCAGcctccaaagtcccaaagtccattgcaGCAGTGGGGCTTCTGACTCAGAGGTGTGAGGAGTGTTGTATGCTTCTCACTGAACTTAAGCCGGGAGGGAGCTTGCACTGGAGAAACGACCCCTCCCCTTTGACCCACCCTTCACTCTGGCCCCTCCATCCTCCTTTGCAGCAATACTGGTGGGGAACCAGGCTGTTGGTAAGTGCCCTGACCCTCGACTTGGCCTCCCCCAGCTCCAAGCCTCCTGTCACTCCGAACTCCTGTCACTCCCCCGCTGGTCCCTGCTACCCTGACTCCACCTTGACCTTGCACACAGCCCCAGTATCTCTAAGACACTCCTCTCATTGTGCCCACGGGTCTGGACCCAGGGTCCTATCTCCAGGGTACCCGGCTTCCTGATAGTGCCTGGCAAGCCAGCTCCCTGACCTTACTGTCACCCTAGCCCCCAGGCTACAGTGCTTCTGTCTGGGGTCACAGTTTTTGCTTCACCCCTCAGAGCGACTACGCCTGGCTGATGGCCCTCACGGCTGCGCAGGACGCCTGGAGGT
It contains:
- the LOC113837248 gene encoding N-acetyltransferase 14, whose product is MAPNHLSVREMRDDEKPLVLEMLKAGVKDTENRVALHALTRPPALLLLAAASSGLRFVLASFALALLLPVFLAVAAVKLGLRARWGSLPPPGGLGGPWVAVRGSGDVCGVLALAPGANVGDGARVTRLSVSRWHRRRGVGRRLLAFAESRARAWAGSMGEPRARLVVPVAVAAWGLAGLLEACGYQAEGGWGCMGYMLVREFSKDL